GGGTGTCCGGCCACCGACGAACCCCTCGCGTCGTACCATCTGCTGGCGGGGGAGCCGGCGGCGGCGGTGCCCTACCTGCAGCGCATCCAGGCGAGGAACCCTTCGCCGGAGCATCGAAGGACCCTGCTGGCGGCCCTGGTCGCCGCGGGCCAGGACTCCGCCGTGGTCGCCCTGATCGGGACCGGCGAAGCGGAGCGGCGACCGGCCGACGAATGGCGCCTGCTCGTGGAGGCCGAGGGGCGGCTGGCCGACCTGCCGACCACCCGGGAGGTGGCTGCGGGGCTCGCAGCGAACCCGGAACGCGTGCCGCGGGCCGTCGCGGGCGACGACCGCTTCTGGGGGACGGTCGCCCTGAACCTGATCGGGGCCGCGGCCTGGGACGACGCGCTGCGGGCCGTCGATCGCGCCATCGCCCTGGCGCCGGACGCCGTGGTGCACCGGAACAACCGGGTCGTCGTCCTGACGGCCCTCGGCCGCCACGACGAGGCCCGCGCCGAGTGGGAGCGGGTGCGCCGACTCGATCCCACCCGGGCGGAGAATCCGCCCCCGCCGAAGGAGAATCCGTGATCGCATCGCCGTCCGTCCGCTGCGCCCGCCGTGTCGCCCGGCTTCTGCCGCTGGTCGTCCTGGCGGCCTGCGCGCCGCCGCCCGCGCCCGCCCCCGACCCGGTCGCCGCGCCCCCCGCGGCGAACCTCCTGCACGAGACCCCGGCGCCGGACGGGCCTTTCCGCGAGCACCGCCTGGCCCGCTGCCGCGACGACATCGACGTCGACGTGCCGCCGCGCGTCGAGCGCTACCTGGGGCTGAGCTCGGAGTACTTCCGCGACGGCTCCGGCTCCGACGGCATGATCGAACTCGAACTGGGCCTGCAGGCCGGACTCCGCCACCCCCTGATGCTGCTCACCCTGGGCCAGCTGTACCTGCTGGCGGGCCAGGGCGATCCGGACCTCCTGCCCGTCGAAGGCCCCGCCGCCGACGTGGGCAGCTACGCGCGCAACAAGCCCCGGCTGCTGGGGCGGGCGCGCGCCCTGCTGGAAGAGGCGCGGGCCGGGCGGCCGGACGACGCCGCGATCGAGTACCTGCTGGCCGACGCGGCGCGCACCGCCGGCGACCAGGCCGCCGCCGACTCTCTCGTCGCCGTGGGTCACACCAAGTGCACCGGCGGCCGCAGTTTCCGCATCCTGCAGATGTACCAGCAGCTCTACCAGCACCCGCCGCGGTACCTGGGCGGCGGTCCGGCGCCGATCTACCCGCAGGCGGCGGTGGCGAAGGGCCTGGGGGGGGACGTGGTGCTCGACCTGCTGCTCAGCCCGGCGGGCGAGGTCCGCCAGTACGTGGCGGTCGAGAGCCCCGGGGCGGCCCTGACGGCGGCCGCCTGGACCAGTCTGCGCCAGGGGCGCTACGAGCCTGCGAGTGTGGGGAAATACGCCGTCTGGTCGTGGTTGCGGGTCACCACGGCGTTCCATCTGGACCCGTAAACCCGAACTGCCGGTTGATTTGAAGCACCGGATTGCCTTATTTTTCCCTATCACGGTCGGCGACGCGCCCGGACCGGTACCGGGCGCTGCCCGGGGCCCGTCCCGGCCCGGGCCGACCACTCCCAACCCCCGCCGGAGGTTCATCCGAACATGAAGTGGACGCGCAAGCGCTTCCTGCTGCTGCCCTACGTCGCCCTGCTGGCCATCCTGGTCGTGGTCGGCTGCACGAGCAAAGAGGACCCGTCCGAGACCCTGACCACCTGCGGCAACCACAGCTGCGGCGATCTGGTCATGGTCACCACGGACACGTCGAGCGACGGATTCCACTACCTGAACGCGAGCCTCTCGCCGGACGGATCGCAGATCCTGTTCTCGGCCGACTGGAAGGCCATGCCTTCGGACCCCCGCGATCCCGGGGACGAGCTGTACACCTCGTACCGTCAGCTCGTGGTGATTCCGATCCAGGAGGGCACCGAGCCCACCAGCAGCCTGGCCGACCAGGGGGCGACGCTGATCCGCCTCTTCCCCCAGAACAACGTGTGGTACAAGGGGCGGCCCCAGTACATCGCCCAGGCCCTCGACGACGACAAGGCCTACCCTCTCTGGGAGGACGACCAGTCGGTCATCTTCTGCCTGCGCTCCCAGGAGTACCTGGCCGACAACTACCGGCTGTTCCGCGTCGACATCTCGAATCCCGACCTGGCGCCCTTCGTGCCCCTGTTCATGGAGCCCGAGGACTTCTTCGAGTCGCCGGCGCCGCCGTTCTCCCAGCACCTGGAGCCGACCCTCTCGCCGGCCGGCCTGGCCATGGGCCGCTGGCTCGTCTTCACGCGCTCCTCGTGCGCCCTGGTCGACTCGTTCGAGACCTGCACCGGCACCGCCCTGTGGGCCCTGGACATGAACACCGCCGGCGACAACTTCGGCTACGACACGACGTTCTTCCCGCTCACCAACGAGTACTCGCGCCTGGAGAACCCGCGCTTCTCGCCCGATGGCCGGAAGATCATCTTCTCCGGCGGCATGGATGTCTCCGGCGCCGGCACGGGTGCGGGCACCGAGCTCTTCACCATCGATTTCGACACGACCGGCCTGGACGCCGGCACGATGCCCCTGGACCGGAACCTCAAACGGCTCACCTTCACGGCCGTCAGTCCGGGCGATCCCATCTCGGGCATCTTCAACTCGAATCCGGTGTATTCCAACGACGGCCGCAACGTCTACTTCATCTCGACGCGGCGCGCCCCGTCGATCACGCTGCACGACCGCAACGTCTGGCGCATCCCGGCCGACGGCAGCCTCGATCCGGTGATCCACTACTTCACCCGGTCCGACGAGGCCGATCCGTCGATCATGCCGGATGGCCGCATGCTGCTGAGCAGTGCCCTGGGTTTCCCCA
This window of the bacterium genome carries:
- a CDS encoding tetratricopeptide repeat protein produces the protein MDSLLQAGVPTAAVAEARRLSARVGDDPVYGWQVTGRLGLALLASGEAAAALPHLEDIVRHLPRDAVHHRNLGAALLQLDRRGRALSEYQVAVELDPADPELRREYGQMLLAFRDLRRAGRELHTARELCGGCPATDEPLASYHLLAGEPAAAVPYLQRIQARNPSPEHRRTLLAALVAAGQDSAVVALIGTGEAERRPADEWRLLVEAEGRLADLPTTREVAAGLAANPERVPRAVAGDDRFWGTVALNLIGAAAWDDALRAVDRAIALAPDAVVHRNNRVVVLTALGRHDEARAEWERVRRLDPTRAENPPPPKENP
- a CDS encoding energy transducer TonB translates to MIASPSVRCARRVARLLPLVVLAACAPPPAPAPDPVAAPPAANLLHETPAPDGPFREHRLARCRDDIDVDVPPRVERYLGLSSEYFRDGSGSDGMIELELGLQAGLRHPLMLLTLGQLYLLAGQGDPDLLPVEGPAADVGSYARNKPRLLGRARALLEEARAGRPDDAAIEYLLADAARTAGDQAAADSLVAVGHTKCTGGRSFRILQMYQQLYQHPPRYLGGGPAPIYPQAAVAKGLGGDVVLDLLLSPAGEVRQYVAVESPGAALTAAAWTSLRQGRYEPASVGKYAVWSWLRVTTAFHLDP
- a CDS encoding PD40 domain-containing protein, with the protein product MKWTRKRFLLLPYVALLAILVVVGCTSKEDPSETLTTCGNHSCGDLVMVTTDTSSDGFHYLNASLSPDGSQILFSADWKAMPSDPRDPGDELYTSYRQLVVIPIQEGTEPTSSLADQGATLIRLFPQNNVWYKGRPQYIAQALDDDKAYPLWEDDQSVIFCLRSQEYLADNYRLFRVDISNPDLAPFVPLFMEPEDFFESPAPPFSQHLEPTLSPAGLAMGRWLVFTRSSCALVDSFETCTGTALWALDMNTAGDNFGYDTTFFPLTNEYSRLENPRFSPDGRKIIFSGGMDVSGAGTGAGTELFTIDFDTTGLDAGTMPLDRNLKRLTFTAVSPGDPISGIFNSNPVYSNDGRNVYFISTRRAPSITLHDRNVWRIPADGSLDPVIHYFTRSDEADPSIMPDGRMLLSSALGFPTEMLNRLEEEAYQRLVVEEPDLTEVQLREAASEERRQLEFFEGVMSHIYIYRP